A genomic window from Melopsittacus undulatus isolate bMelUnd1 chromosome 7, bMelUnd1.mat.Z, whole genome shotgun sequence includes:
- the HNRNPDL gene encoding heterogeneous nuclear ribonucleoprotein D-like produces MEDSTEMTSGQEEFAEGSKINASKNQQDDGKMFIGGLSWDTSKKDLTEYLSRFGEVVDCTIKTDPVTGRSRGFGFVLFKDAASVEKVLELKEHKLDGKLIDPKRAKALKGKEPPKKVFVGGLSPETSEEQIKEYFGAFGEIENIELPMDTKTNERRGFCFITYTDEEPVKKLLESRYHQIGSGKCEIKVAQPKEVYRQQQQQQKGGKSNTAGGRGGGRGRGRGQGQNWNQGFNNYYDQGYGNYNSAYNDQSYSGYGGYDYSGYNYPNYGYGPGYTDYSGQQSAYGKVSRGGGNHQNNYQPY; encoded by the exons ATGGAGGACTCGACTGAGATGACCAGCGGCCAGGAGGAGTTCGCCGAGGGCTCCAAGATCAACGCGAGCAAGAACCAGCAGGATGACGG gaaaatgtttATTGGGGGCCTCAGCTGGGACACGAGCAAGAAAGACTTGACAGAGTATCTTTCTCGTTTTGGTGAGGTTGTGGATTGTACGATTAAAACGGACCCGGTCACTGGAAGGTCgagggggtttgggtttgtgctCTTCAAGGACGCTGCCAGTGTGGAGAAG GTGTTGGAACTGAAGGAACACAAACTGGATGGGAAATTAATAGATCCTAAAAGAGCAAAAGCCTTAAAAGGGAAGGAGCCACCAAAAAAAGTGTTCGTTGGTGGGTTGAGTCCAGAGACATCTGAAGAACAGATAAAGGAGTACTTTGGTGCTTTTGGCGAG ATTGAAAATATTGAGCTTCCCATGGAcacaaagacaaatgaaagGAGAGGCTTCTGTTTTATCACGTACACAGATGAAGAGCCAGTAAAGAAGCTACTAGAGAGCAGATACCATCAAATTGGTTCAGGCAAG TGTGAGATCAAAGTAGCACAGCCCAAAGAGGTATacaggcaacagcagcagcagcagaaaggaggaaagagcaaTACAGCTGGTGGACGAGGAGGTGGAAGGGGGCGTGGGCGAG GTCAGGGACAAAACTGGAATCAAGGATTTAATAACTACTACGATCAAGGATACGGGAACTACAATAGTGCTTACAATGATCAAAGCTACAGTGGCTATGGAGGCTATGACTACTCCGGGTACAACTATCCCAATTACGGATACGGGCCAGGATACACAGATTACAGTG GTCAGCAAAGCGCATATGGAAAGGTATCCCGTGGGGGAGGCAATCACCAAAACAACTACCAGCCGTACTGA
- the ENOPH1 gene encoding enolase-phosphatase E1 isoform X2 codes for MGVLPVPAEVRAILLDIEGTTTPIAFVQETLFPYIKDNVKEYLRAHWEEEECQRDVGLLRKQAQEDSSLDGAVPIPLESGSGEEELERVIQAVVDNVHWQMSMDRKTTALKQLQGHMWRAAYATGLVKGEIFEDVVPAIRKWREAGMKVYIYSSGSIEAQKLLFSYSTEGDILELFDGHFDTKIGPKVESESYRRIAASIGCATNNILFLTDVPRASAAEEADTHVAVVIRPGNAGLTDDEKSYYSLISSFTELFLPSST; via the exons ATGGGTGTGCTGCCGGTGCCGGCGGAGGTGCGCGCCATCCTGCTGGACATCGAGGGCACCACCACCCCCATCGCCTTCGTCCAG GAGACCTTGTTCCCTTACATCAAGGACAATGTGAAGGAGTATCTGCGTGCTCattgggaggaggaggagtgccAGCGGGACGTTGGACTTCTGAGGAAACAG GCTCAGGAGGACTCTAGCTTGGATGGAGCTGTGCCAATCCCTTTGGAGAGTGGAAGTGGGGAAGAGGAGCTGGAGCGGGTCATCCAGGCAGTCGTAGACAACGTGCACTGGCAGATGTCTATGGACAGGAAGACCACAGCACTGAAGCAGCTTCAGGGGCACATGTGGCGGGCAGCCTATGCAACTGGGCTTGTCAAAGGAGA GATCTTCGAGGATGTGGTTCCAGCTATCCGGAAGTGGCGGGAAGCTGGGATGAAGGTCTATATCTACTCCTCGGGCAGCATTGAAGCCCAGAAGCTTCTGTTCAGCTATTCTACAGAAGGTGATATCTTAGAG ctCTTTGATGGCCACTTTGATACCAAGATAGGCCCCAAGGTAGAAAGTGAGAGCTACAGAAGGATTGCTGCCAGTATTGGATGCGCCACCAACAATATCCTCTTTCTGACAGATGTCCCTCGAG CCAGCGCAGCTGAGGAAGCGGATACTCACGTGGCTGTGGTGATCAGACCAGGCAATGCAGGACTGACAGATGATGAGAAATCCTATTACAGCCTTATCTCATCTTTCACTGAActtttcctgccttcctccaCTTAG
- the ENOPH1 gene encoding enolase-phosphatase E1 isoform X1 — protein sequence MGVLPVPAEVRAILLDIEGTTTPIAFVQETLFPYIKDNVKEYLRAHWEEEECQRDVGLLRKQAQEDSSLDGAVPIPLESGSGEEELERVIQAVVDNVHWQMSMDRKTTALKQLQGHMWRAAYATGLVKGEIFEDVVPAIRKWREAGMKVYIYSSGSIEAQKLLFSYSTEGDILELFDGHFDTKIGPKVESESYRRIAASIGCATNNILFLTDVPREASAAEEADTHVAVVIRPGNAGLTDDEKSYYSLISSFTELFLPSST from the exons ATGGGTGTGCTGCCGGTGCCGGCGGAGGTGCGCGCCATCCTGCTGGACATCGAGGGCACCACCACCCCCATCGCCTTCGTCCAG GAGACCTTGTTCCCTTACATCAAGGACAATGTGAAGGAGTATCTGCGTGCTCattgggaggaggaggagtgccAGCGGGACGTTGGACTTCTGAGGAAACAG GCTCAGGAGGACTCTAGCTTGGATGGAGCTGTGCCAATCCCTTTGGAGAGTGGAAGTGGGGAAGAGGAGCTGGAGCGGGTCATCCAGGCAGTCGTAGACAACGTGCACTGGCAGATGTCTATGGACAGGAAGACCACAGCACTGAAGCAGCTTCAGGGGCACATGTGGCGGGCAGCCTATGCAACTGGGCTTGTCAAAGGAGA GATCTTCGAGGATGTGGTTCCAGCTATCCGGAAGTGGCGGGAAGCTGGGATGAAGGTCTATATCTACTCCTCGGGCAGCATTGAAGCCCAGAAGCTTCTGTTCAGCTATTCTACAGAAGGTGATATCTTAGAG ctCTTTGATGGCCACTTTGATACCAAGATAGGCCCCAAGGTAGAAAGTGAGAGCTACAGAAGGATTGCTGCCAGTATTGGATGCGCCACCAACAATATCCTCTTTCTGACAGATGTCCCTCGAG AAGCCAGCGCAGCTGAGGAAGCGGATACTCACGTGGCTGTGGTGATCAGACCAGGCAATGCAGGACTGACAGATGATGAGAAATCCTATTACAGCCTTATCTCATCTTTCACTGAActtttcctgccttcctccaCTTAG
- the TMEM150C gene encoding transmembrane protein 150C produces the protein MDGKKYSVWMFLPLVFAVFTSAGLWIVYFIAVEDNKIIPLNVPDRTPGSKRPPYISIAGDAPPASCVFSQVMNMAAFLVLVLAILRFIQLKPKVLNPWLNVSGLVALCSASFGMTLLGNFQISSDEEIHLVGTSLTFGFGTLACWIQSALTLKINLKNEGRKVGIPRVALSASITLCVVLYFILMAQGIHMHASRIQWGLVMCFVCFFGTFAAEFRHYRFEIVCSEYQENFLSFSESLSEASEYQTDQV, from the exons ATGGATGGCAAGAAATACAGCGTGTGGATGTTTTTACctcttgtgtttgctgtgtttaCATCAGCTGGATTATGGATAGT gtaCTTTATAGCAGTGGAGGATAACAAAATTATCCCACTAAATGTACCAGATAG GACACCCGGTTCCAAAAGACCACCTTATATAAG TATTGCAGGTGACGCACCTCCTGCAAGCTGCGTGTTTAGCCAAGTCATGAACATGGCGGCATTTCTAG TACTTGTTTTGGCTATCCTGCGCTTCATTCAGCTGAAGCCGAAGGTGCTAAACCCTTGGCTGAATGTCAGCGGCCTGGTGGCGTTATGCTCGGCCTCTTTTGGGATGACCCTACTCGGCAACTTCCAG ATTTCGAGTGATGAGGAGATCCATCTTGTGGGCACATCACTGACTTTTGGTTTTGGGACCTTGGCATGCTGGATCCAGTCTGCCCTCACCCTCAAGATCAACCTGAAGAATGAGGGGCGGAAAGTCGGGATTCCACGAGTTGCCCTGTCAGCCAGCATCACCCTCTGCGTGGTGCTCT ATTTTATCCTCATGGCACAGGGCATTCACATGCATGCCTCCAGGATCCAGTGGGGCCTGGTGATGTGCTTTGTATGCTTCTTTGGTACCTTTGCAGCAGAGTTCAGGCACTACAGATTTGAAATCGTTTGTTCTGAGTACCAGGAGAACTTTCTGAGCTTCTCTGAAAGCCTATCGGAAGCCTCTGAGTACCAGACAGATCAGGTGTAG